In Lepidochelys kempii isolate rLepKem1 chromosome 8, rLepKem1.hap2, whole genome shotgun sequence, a single genomic region encodes these proteins:
- the EXTL2 gene encoding exostosin-like 2 encodes MRCHHICKLPGRVMGIRLLRFSSVVIFVLLLVAGALMALLPNSKDDKMPNLRREPKSQSQSALDSFTLVMQTYNRTDLLLKLLNHYQAIPHLHKVIVVWNNVGEKMPEEMWNSLGPHPVPVVFKVQTMNHMRNRLQIFPELETKAVLMMDDDTLISAYDLAFAFSVWQQFPDQIVGFVPRKHVSTPSGIYSYGSFELQTPGFGNGDQYSMVLIGAAFFHSGYLELFQKQPDAVHALIDETQNCDDIVMNFLVAKHTGKPSGVFVKPVDIRNLEKETNSGYSGMWHRAEHLLQRSYCLNKLVNIYDSMPLKYSNIIISQFGFPNYANYKNKM; translated from the exons ATGAG ATGTCATCACATCTGTAAGCTACCAGGAAGAGTTATGGGAATCCGACTACTTCGCTTCTCGTCTGTGGTGATCTTTGTCTTACTCCTTGTGGCAGGTGCTTTAATGGCTTTGCTTCCTAACAGTAAAGATGACAAAATGCCCAATTTGCGAAGGGAACCAAAATCCCAGAGCCAGTCTGCCTTGGATTCATTTACTCTTGTTATGCAGACATATAACAGAACTGACTTATTGCTGAAACTCTTAAATCATTATCAAGCCATCCCCCATCTACACAAAGTAATTGTTGTGTGGAACAATGTTGGGGAGAAGATGCCAGAAGAAATGTGGAATTCTTTGGGACCACATCCTGTACCTGTTGTCTTCAAAGTGCAGACCATGAATCACATGAGGAACAGACTCCAGATCTTCCCTGAATTGGAAACAAAAG cTGTTTTAATGATGGATGACGACACACTGATTAGTGCCTATGACCTTGCTTTTGCCTTCTCTGTTTGGCAG CAATTTCCAGATCAGATAGTGGGATTTGTTCCTAGAAAGCATGTTTCCACTCCTTCAGGTATATACAGTTATGGCAGCTTTGAATTGCAGACCCCTGGATTTGGAAATGGGGACCAGTACTCCATGGTTCTCATCGGAGCAGCATTCTTCCACAGTGGATACCTAGAACTCTTTCAAAAGCAGCCTGACGCTGTTCATGCTTTGATAGATGAAACTCAAAACTGTGATGATATTGTCATGAATTTTCTAGTGGCAAAGCATACCGGAAAGCCTTCAGGAGTGTTTGTGAAACCTGTTGACATAAGGAATTTAGAAAAAGAGACTAACAGTGGTTATTCCGGAATGTGGCACCGAGCAGAGCACTTGCTACAAAGATCTTACTGTCTAAACAAATTGGttaatatttatgacagtatgccCTTAAAATATTCTAACATTATAATTTCTCAGTTTGGGTTCCCTAATTATGCCAATTACAAGAATAAAATGTAA